A genomic region of Capnocytophaga canimorsus contains the following coding sequences:
- the rpsJ gene encoding 30S ribosomal protein S10 — protein sequence MSSQKIRIKLKSYDHNLVDKSAEKIVKTVKATGAAVTGPIPLPTHKKLFTVLRSPHVNKKSREQFQLSSHKRLLDIYSSSSKTIDALMKLELPSGVEVEIKV from the coding sequence AAAAATCAGAATAAAGTTAAAATCTTATGACCATAATTTGGTAGATAAGTCCGCTGAGAAGATTGTAAAAACAGTAAAAGCTACTGGAGCTGCGGTAACTGGTCCTATTCCGTTACCTACACACAAAAAGCTTTTCACGGTGTTACGTTCTCCTCACGTAAATAAAAAATCACGCGAACAGTTTCAATTAAGTTCACACAAACGCTTATTGGATATTTATAGTTCTTCATCAAAAACTATTGATGCTTTGATGAAACTTGAGTTACCAAGCGGGGTGGAAGTTGAAATCAAAGTGTGA
- the rplC gene encoding 50S ribosomal protein L3 gives MSGLIGKKVGMTSIFDENGKNIPCTVIEAGPCVVTQVRTVEVDGYEALQLGFDDKAEHRANKAELGHFKKAGSSVKKKVVEFQGFEKEYKIGDAISVELFSEGEFVDITGISKGKGFQGVVKRHGFGGVGQSTHGQHNRLRAPGSIGASSYPSRVFKGMRMAGRMGAEKVTVQNLKVLKVVPEKNLLIVKGCVPGHKNAYVTIHK, from the coding sequence ATGTCTGGGTTAATTGGAAAAAAAGTAGGTATGACCAGCATTTTTGATGAAAACGGGAAAAATATTCCTTGTACAGTCATCGAAGCTGGCCCATGCGTAGTTACCCAAGTCAGAACCGTAGAGGTTGATGGGTATGAGGCTCTTCAACTTGGTTTCGATGACAAAGCAGAACATCGTGCTAACAAAGCTGAATTAGGGCATTTTAAAAAAGCAGGATCGTCTGTTAAGAAAAAAGTTGTCGAATTCCAAGGATTTGAAAAAGAGTACAAAATTGGTGATGCTATTAGTGTTGAACTTTTCTCTGAAGGAGAATTTGTTGACATCACTGGTATTTCTAAAGGGAAAGGTTTTCAAGGCGTTGTTAAAAGACACGGCTTCGGTGGTGTAGGTCAGTCCACTCACGGTCAGCACAACCGCTTAAGAGCACCAGGTTCTATCGGAGCTTCATCGTATCCTTCAAGAGTATTCAAAGGAATGCGTATGGCAGGTAGAATGGGAGCAGAGAAAGTAACAGTACAAAACCTAAAAGTGTTGAAAGTAGTTCCTGAAAAAAATCTTTTAATTGTTAAAGGATGTGTTCCAGGACACAAAAATGCTTACGTAACTATTCACAAATAA
- the rplD gene encoding 50S ribosomal protein L4 produces MEVAVLNNQGKETGRKITLSDAVFAIEPNNHVIYLDVKRYLANKRQGTHKAKERNEVAGSTRKIKKQKGTGTARAGSVKSPVFVGGGRIFGPRPKDYTQKLNKNVKRLARRSALSLKAKEQAVVVLEDFNFDTPKTKEFVSVLKALGLENKKSLFVLADINNNVYLSSRNLKNTNVVTASELNTYDIMNASGVVLLESSVDVVESNLTK; encoded by the coding sequence ATGGAAGTAGCAGTATTAAATAATCAAGGAAAAGAGACAGGAAGAAAGATTACTCTTTCTGATGCTGTTTTTGCAATAGAGCCTAACAATCACGTAATTTACTTAGATGTTAAACGTTATTTGGCAAATAAACGTCAAGGAACGCACAAGGCTAAAGAAAGAAATGAAGTAGCGGGAAGTACACGTAAGATTAAAAAGCAAAAAGGAACAGGTACAGCTCGTGCAGGAAGTGTAAAATCGCCTGTGTTTGTTGGTGGAGGACGTATTTTCGGTCCAAGACCTAAAGACTACACTCAAAAGCTCAACAAAAATGTAAAGCGTTTGGCACGTCGTTCAGCTTTAAGCTTAAAGGCTAAAGAACAAGCAGTTGTAGTTTTGGAAGATTTCAATTTTGACACTCCAAAAACCAAAGAATTTGTTAGTGTATTGAAAGCTTTAGGATTAGAGAATAAAAAATCACTTTTTGTGTTGGCAGATATAAATAATAATGTATATTTGTCCTCACGAAATTTGAAAAACACAAACGTGGTAACTGCTTCAGAATTAAATACCTATGATATTATGAATGCTTCAGGTGTTGTTCTTTTGGAGAGTTCTGTAGATGTTGTTGAATCAAATTTAACAAAATAA